From one Coffea eugenioides isolate CCC68of chromosome 11, Ceug_1.0, whole genome shotgun sequence genomic stretch:
- the LOC113752928 gene encoding peroxidase 4-like, whose translation MAFRNYFVILLVTSTLVCFANGQLSANFYASTCPNLQTIVLKAMTAAVNKEQRTGASILRLFFHDCFVNGCDGGILLDDTATFKGEKTARPNNNSVRRFEVIDTIKSNVEAACKATVSCADILALAARDGVVLLGGPTWTVLLGRRDARTASLSGANSQIPPPTSSLSALISMFAAKGLSARDMTALSGGHTIGQARCTSFRPHIYNDTDIDPTFAATRKANCPLSGGDNNLAPLDLQTPTKFENNYYKNLLVRRGLLHSDQELFNGGSQDALVRTYSSSEATFRSDFVAAMIKMGNISPLTGTQGEIRRNCRVVN comes from the exons ATGGCCTTCAGAAACTATTTTGTCATTCTTTTGGTTACGTCAACTCTTGTTTGTTTTGCCAATGGACAGCTCTCAGCGAACTTCTATGCTTCCACATGCCCAAATCTGCAAACCATTGTGCTAAAGGCCATGACAGCAGCTGTTAACAAAGAgcaacggactggggcctccaTCCTACGCTTATTCTTTCATGATTGCTTCGTGAAT GGCTGTGACGGAGGTATACTGTTGGACGACACAGCAACTTTCAAAGGTGAAAAAACTGCACGTCCGAACAACAATTCGGTCAGACGTTTTGAAGTGATTGACACCATCAAATCCAATGTTGAAGCCGCTTGTAAGGCGACGGTATCTTGTGCTGATATCCTTGCTCTAGCTGCTAGAGATGGAGTGGTCTTG CTTGGAGGACCAACTTGGACAGTACTCCTCGGCAGAAGAGATGCAAGAACAGCAAGCCTCAGTGGTGCAAACAGCCAGATCCCTCCTCCTACTTCCTCCCTGTCAGCCCTAATCTCCATGTTTGCTGCGAAAGGCCTAAGCGCCCGGGATATGACCGCACTTTCCGGTGGCCACACCATCGGTCAAGCTAGGTGTACCTCATTTCGACCGCATATCTACAATGATACCGATATTGACCCAACTTTTGCGGCCACAAGAAAAGCCAATTGCCCATTATCAGGTGGTGACAACAATTTGGCACCCTTGGATCTTCAGACTCCTACTAAATTTGAAAACAACTACTACAAGAACCTTTTGGTTCGACGTGGGCTACTTCATTCAGACCAAGAACTGTTTAATGGTGGCTCTCAAGATGCGTTAGTCAGGACTTACAGCAGTAGTGAGGCTACTTTCAGGAGTGATTTTGTGGCTGCAATGATCAAAATGGGTAATATTAGCCCTCTTACTGGCACCCAAGGAGAGATTAGAAGGAACTGCAGGGTGGTTAATTGA
- the LOC113753516 gene encoding probable serine/threonine-protein kinase PBL7, whose amino-acid sequence MEAENDEYKRKEHLVLVTILVFASLAIASLLVAFSYYCYIRNKVSRRLEKARKTVANEEKASSFANIQVATQKGLQVFTFKQLHSATGGFGKSNIIGHGAFGSVYRGVLQNGRKVAIKLMDSAGKQGEEEFKVEVELLSRLHSPYLLLLIGYCSESNHKLLVYEFMANGGLQEHLYPISGSNNVSSSLDWDTRLCIALEAAKGLEYLHEHVSPPVIHRDFKSSNILLDRNFHAKVSDFGLAKLGSEKVGGHVSTRVLGTQGYVAPEYALTGHLTTKSDVYSYGIVLLELLTGRVPVDMKRPPGEGVLVSWALPRLTDREKVLEIMDLRLDGQYSMKDVIQIAAIAAMCVQPEADYRPLMADVVQSLVPLVKNHRPTSRPGSCSSFHGPQSPKV is encoded by the exons ATGGAAGCAGAAAATGATGAGTACAAGAGAAAAGAGCACTTAGTGCTGGTGACAATCCTAGTCTTTGCTTCTCTTGCCATTGCTTCTTTGCTGGTGGCCTTTAGCTACTATTGCTACATTAGGAACAAAGTCTCCAGGCGCTTGGAAAAAGCGAGGAAAA CGGTTGCTAATGAGGAGAAAGCAAGCAGTTTTGCAAATATTCAAGTTGCTACTCAGAAAGGGCTTCAGGTTTTCACCTTCAAGCAGCTGCATTCTGCAACTGGTGGTTTTGGGAAGTCTAATATAATAGGACATGGTGCATTTGGTTCTGTCTATAGAGGAGTGCTTCAAAATGGGAGGAAGGTTGCAATTAAGTTGATGGATTCGGCTGGAAAGCAAGGAGAAGAGGAATTCAAAGTAGAG GTGGAACTTCTAAGTCGACTGCATTCACCTTATCTGCTGTTGTTGATTGGCTACTGCTCAGAAAGCAATCACAAATTGCTGGTCTATGAGTTCATGGCAAACGGTGGTCTGCAGGAACATTTGTATCCCATCAGTG GTTCTAATAACGTCTCTTCAAGCTTGGACTGGGATACTCGGTTGTGTATCGCATTAGAGGCGGCAAAAGGCTTAGAGTATCTGCATGAACATGTTAGTCCCCCGGTAATTCACAGAGATTTTAAAAGCAGCAACATTCTTTTGGATAGAAATTTTCATGCCAAAGTTTCTGACTTTGGGTTGGCCAAACTTGGATCTGAAAAAGTTGGTGGGCATGTTTCGACCCGGGTTTTGGGTACTCAAGGATATGTTGCCCCGGA ATATGCATTAACTGGGCATCTGACAACAAAATCAGATGTCTATAGTTATGGTATTGTTCTGCTGGAATTACTGACGGGCAGAGTCCCAGTTGATATGAAAAGGCCTCCAGGCGAAGGTGTTCTTGTATCCTGG GCATTGCCACGACTCACAGATAGAGAAAAGGTTTTAGAGATTATGGATCTTAGATTGGACGGTCAATACTCAATGAAGGATGTTATCCAAATTGCGGCCATTGCCGCAATGTGTGTACAGCCTGAGGCTGACTACAGACCGCTGATGGCTGATGTTGTGCAATCCCTGGTCCCATTAGTCAAAAACCACCGTCCAACCTCAAGGCCTGGTAGCTGTTCTAGCTTCCATGGTCCCCAGTCTCCGAAGGTTTAG
- the LOC113751423 gene encoding shaggy-related protein kinase eta-like, translating to MASLPLGPQQHQQQHLLHNPPPPPDHPHHHLHHHHDQGAGAAAAALKLASQSRRSDMDSDKEMSAAVVEGNGAVTGHIISTTIGGKNGEPKRTISYMAERVVGTGSFGIVFQAKCLETGETVAIKKVLQDRRYKNRELQLMRLMNHPNVISLKHCFFSTTTRDELFLNLVMEYVPETLYKVLRHYSNSNERTMPLIYVKLYTYQIFRGLAYIHSVPGVCHRDVKPQNVLVDPLNHQVKLCDFGSAKVLIRGETNISYICSRYYRAPELIFGATEYTTSIDIWSAGCVLAELLLGQPLFPGENAVDQLVEIIKVLGTPTREEIRCMNPNYTDFRFPQIKAHPWHKVFHKRMPPEAIDLTSRLLQYSPSLRCTALEACAHPFFDDLRDPHVRLPNNRPLPTLFDFKQELSGASPELINRLIPEHVRRQTTGHCPHPAGT from the exons ATGGCCTCGTTGCCGCTGGGACCTCAGCAGCATCAGCAGCAGCACCTCCTACATaatccaccaccaccaccggaccacccccaccaccacctccatcATCATCATGACCAGGGAGCCGGGGCTGCTGCAGCTGCCTTGAAGCTCGCTTCCCAGTCTCGCCGTTCCGACATGGACTCCGACAAG GAAATGTCTGCAGCTGTTGTTGAAGGAAACGGTGCAGTCACTGGTCACATTATTTCAACTACAATTGGAGGCAAAAATGGGGAGCCAAAAAGG ACGATCAGTTACATGGCTGAACGAGTTGTAGGAACTGGATCATTTGGAATAGTTTTCCAG GCAAAATGCTTGGAAACTGGGGAAACTGTGGCAATAAAGAAGGTTTTGCAGGATAGACGGTATAAAAACCGTGAGCTGCAATTGATGCGTTTGATGAATCACCCAAATGTGATTTCCCTGAAGCACTGCTTTTTTTCCACAACAACTAGAGATGAACTCTTTCTCAACTTGGTTATGGAATATGTTCCTGAGACTTTGTACAAGGTCTTACGGCATTACAGCAACTCGAATGAAAGAACGATGCCACTCATATATGTCAAACTTTACACATATCAG ATATTCAGGGGGCTAGCTTATATCCATAGTGTTCCCGGAGTTTGTCACAGAGATGTGAAGCCTCAGAACGTTTTG GTTGATCCTCTTAACCATCAGGTCAAGCTTTGTGACTTTGGAAGTGCAAAAGTTCTG ATCAGGGGGGAAACTAATATATCTTATATTTGCTCTCGTTACTATCGGGCACCTGAGCTGATATTTGGGGCAACAGAATATACAACGTCAATTGATATTTGGTCAGCTGGCTGTGTCCTTGCTGAGCTTCTTTTGGGTCAG CCATTGTTTCCTGGAGAAAATGCTGTGGATCAACTTGTAGAGATTATCAAA GTCCTTGGTACTCCAACTCGGGAAGAAATTCGTTGTATGAATCCAAATTACACTGATTTTAGGTTTCCTCAAATTAAAGCTCATCCTTGGCACAAG GTTTTCCACAAAAGGATGCCTCCTGAAGCAATTGATCTTACATCTCGGCTCCTTCAATATTCACCAAGTCTTCGCTGTACTGCT TTAGAAGCCTGTGCTCATCCTTTCTTTGATGATCTTCGTGACCCGCATGTCCGCCTCCCAAATAATCGGCCTCTGCCAACACTTTTCGACTTTAAACAGGAA TTATCTGGAGCTTCACCTGAGTTGATCAACCGGTTAATACCAGAGCATGTTAGAAGACAAACGACGGGCCACTGTCCACATCCTGCTGGGACATAA